A single region of the Pseudomonas sp. B21-023 genome encodes:
- a CDS encoding helix-turn-helix transcriptional regulator, producing MPLDLDEIIKALAHPVRRDILNWLKDPAAQFPDQHHSTEHGVCAGQIDQRCGLSQSTVSAHLATLQRAGLISSQKIGQWHFFKRNEATIKAFLEHMSQEL from the coding sequence ATGCCCCTCGATCTCGACGAAATAATAAAAGCCCTGGCCCATCCGGTTCGGCGCGACATCCTCAACTGGCTGAAAGACCCGGCCGCGCAGTTCCCCGACCAGCACCACAGCACCGAGCACGGTGTGTGTGCCGGGCAGATCGACCAACGCTGCGGCCTGTCGCAATCGACCGTGTCCGCCCATCTGGCCACCTTGCAGCGCGCAGGCCTGATCAGCAGCCAGAAGATCGGCCAGTGGCATTTCTTCAAGCGCAACGAGGCGACCATCAAGGCGTTCCTCGAGCACATGAGCCAAGAGCTCTGA